The Oncorhynchus masou masou isolate Uvic2021 unplaced genomic scaffold, UVic_Omas_1.1 unplaced_scaffold_871, whole genome shotgun sequence genome segment TTCACATATTCCCTTTCAACAATTAGAAATAAGACAATTCCTGTTTCCCTTGGCTCAGGACCATCATGTAATGTCCCCTACATTTTGGCCTCAGCCAATGTGATGGCAGCACCGCCGGCCATATCCTCCCTCTGATTGGTCAGTTTCCTGCAGTGGTAGAAGATGTTGATTGGATGGATGAACGCCAGTAGAGTGAGGAGAGTCAGAGCGATGTTCACCTGAGGAGGAAAGACGACAAAGACAGCCCTATTGAGAGCGTAGCCTTAACCTTACACAAAGTAGGCCAACTGCAAGTTACACGGTTTCTGTGTTATGAGGTTCAACAAAGACAGCCCTTTTGAGAGCGTAGCCTTAACCTTACACAAAGTAGGCCAACTGCAAGTTACACGGTTTCTGTGTTATGAGGTTCAACAAAGACAGCCCTTTTGAGAGCGTAGCCTTAACCTTACACAAAGTAGGCCAACTGCAAGTTACACGGTTTCTGTGTTATGAGGTTCAACAAAGACAGCCCTATTGAGAGCGTAGCCTTAACCTTACACAAAGTAGGCCAACTGCAAGTTACACGGTTTCTGTGTTATGAGGTTCAACAAAGACAGCCCTATTGAGAGCATAGCCTTAACCTTACACAAAGTAGGTCAACTGCAAGTTACACGGTTTCTGTGTTATGAGGTTCAACAAAGACAGCCCTATTGAGAGCGTAGCCTTAACCTTACACAAAGTAGGCCAACTGCAAGTTACACGGTTTCTGTGTTATGAGGTTCAACAAAGACAGTTCAATATTTACTTTGTGGcaagtacagcacagtacatctACTAATCTCATCCACCCTGTGGTTCTCTCCTGATAGCAACTGATCCTGGGGACGAGGTTAGTCATCTAgtgactgtatgtatgtatgaccCACTCACATAGAAGGGGTCTCCACCTAGGGCTCCTTTGACCAGGGCGAAACAGGGGTACTGCAGCAGTGACACCACGGCAGACAGAGACATCACCAAACCATACAGCTTCCCAAAGTGGACCCCAGGAAAACTGGTGAGAGAGGGCAGGAAGGAGAAAGACATCACCAAACTAAAGCTTCCCAAAGTGGACCCCAGGAAAACTGGTGAGAGAGGGCTGGAAGGAGAAAGACATCACCAAACCATACAGCTTCCCAAAGTGGACCCCAGGAAAACTTATTTCCTTCCTGTTAGATCTCTCTATTAATGCCACTCTGCCCCAACGATCTGTCTCTATCACTCACGCGATGCTGATGAAGGCTGCGTTGCCTCCGTAGAGGAAGGAGCGGTTGAGGACCTGCAGGATGAAGGTGAGgtactggagagggaggagaggcgaggaggcgcagatggagaagaggaggcactggagagaggtgaggaagagggagagagaggaggagctcaGGTCTGCCTCCTTATCTGTTTCTCCTATAGAGGGAGAAGGTGAGAGAAAGGTTgggtgaggatgatgatgatggacacacacaccagaaccaTGGCCATGCTCATGAGGCATGAAATAGGATTAAAATGTATATATTCTAGACTGAAACAGAAGGTAGGCCTACTACCTGGACAAATAAGGATACCCATTTTTGTCTTTAATTGCTTAACATTTAGCTACTTTGTGCTCTATTGAACACCATCCTGTTGTTGCTAAGCTAGAGCCATGTGACCCACCTGGAGCCAGAGGCTTCCCCTTGTGTCTGTCCATGATGAGGCCGTTCCAGGGAGCACAGAGGACCCCACAGAGCTGGGTGAAGGCAAAGGCATTGGTGTACTGActcactgagagagagggagagaaagtattTAGATTATTTCAGTGAACCTATGCTttggtgtgtgcatgcgtgtgttcatgtgtgtggttTACCCAGGGCTGAGTCGTTGTCGGCCAACCGGTTGAGCATGGGGTTCAGTGTTCCGATGAAGAGGTAGTGTCTCAGCTGCATGACAGACAGCCACACCAGATGCCACAGGAAGAACCACGACTGCACACAGCTCCTGAAACTggccactgagagagagaggagaacatttgagtcaataataataataataatatatcccatttagcagacgcttttgtccaaagcgacttacaagtcggctggggccactacttttacatatgggtggccccagcgggaatcgaacccacggcgcttggcgttgcaagcgccatgctctaccgactgagccacacagcacCTTCCATTCCCCAGCCAGATTAAAGATTGTAGTTGGCCAAACGACACCTTTCCCAGAGTCTTCCGACTGCTGCCCATCATCAGGCTGTAGGGGCATGTCGTCGgtctcagctggcccctccccctcCGATGTCATCCCCGTCTCTCGCGTCTTCTCAATCTCCTCTACGTTGTAGCTGTTGGACTTCCCAGGGCTTACGCTGTTGAAAAGGAAGCATCAGAGTATAATGAAATATGTTTTATCATCAGGGTCACCCATCTGATATGAATGGATGGCATTGAGACGAACCTAACAATTCAATACCATTTGTTAAATGCCAAACACTAATAATCATTTAATTTCGTTTTGCATTTATCTATGAACATGTACAGGACTTTTTCCTGCCCAAGTAATCTGAAAGGGAAACACTCCATGGTCTGGAAACCCCCCAGGCCCTATGTGAGTCGTAGTTCTCTAGGTGACAACTACAACCCCCATACATACTATGGCATTATGTATCATAGGGCCTGGTCAGATGAATACTGTCGTATGTGTGGGAGTTGTAGTTCTGACCCATAGGTGAAGCCCTTAGGGAGTGGGTAGGGGATGTGGGTGGGAGTTCTCACCCATAGGTGAAGCCCTCAGGGAGTGGGTAGGGGATGTGGGTGGGAGTTCTCACCCATAGGTGAAGCCCTCAGGGAGTGGGTAGGGGATGTGGGTGGGAGTTCTCACCCATAGGTGAAGCCCTCAGGGAGTGGGTAGTTGGTGTGGGTGGGAGTTCTCACCCATAGGTGAAGCCCTCAGGGAGTGGGTAGGGGATGTGGGTGGGAGTTCTCACCCATAGGTGAAGCCCTCAGGGAGTGGGTAGGGGTGTGGGTGGGAGTTCTCACCCATAGGTGAAGCCCTCAGGGAGTGGGTAGGGGATGTGGGTGGGAGTTCTCACCCATAGGTGAAGCCCTCAGGTAGTGGGTAGGGGATGTGGGTGGGAGTTCTCACCCATAGGTGAAGCCCTCAGGTAGTGGGTAGGGGATGTGGGTGGGAGTTCTCACCCATAGGTGAAGCCCTCAGGGAGTGGGTAGGGGATGTGGGTGGGAGTTCTCACCCATAGGTGAAGCCCTCAGGGAGTGGGTAGGGGATGTGGGTGGGAGTTCTCACCCATAGGTGAAGCCCTCAGGGAGTGGGTAGGGGATGTGGGTGTTGGGCATGAGGAAGAACGTCCTGAGGAGGTGGATGACACtgcagacagagagaatgaggaaggagGAGCGGAGGGAGACCCCTCCTTCATACATCacctgagacagagggagagagagatggacaagcTGAGCCACCAATGGATAGCTATTAAACCACCATGACTACATATAATACAAATATAATCAATATATGGGATATATCTACAATATATACAAATTTAATCAATATATGAGATATATCtacaatatatacaaatataatcaatatatgggatatatctacaatatatacaaatataatcaatatatgggatatatctacaatatatacaaatataatcaatatatgggatatatctacaatatatacaaatataatCAATATATGGGATATATCTACAATATATACAAATTTAATCAATATATGAGATATATCtacaatatatacaaatataatCAATATATGGGATATCtacaatatatacaaatataatcaatatatgggatatatctacaatatatacaaatataatcaatatatgggatatatctacaatatatacaaatataatcaatatatgggatatatctacaatatatacaaatataatcaatatatgggatatatctacaatatatacaaatgtaatcaatatatgggatatatctacaatatatacaaatataatcaatatatgggatatatctacaatatatacaaatataatcaatatatgggatatatctacaatatatacaaatgtaatcaatatatgggatatatctacaatatatacaaatataatcaatatatgggatatatctacaatatatacaaatataatcaatatatgggatatatctacaatatatacaaatataatcaatatatgggatatatctacaatatatacaaatataatCAATATATGGGATATATCTACAATATATACAAATGTAATCAATATATGGGATATATCTACAATATATACAAATTCATCTGTTTTATACACTTGGCCTTTTTAAGGCAGTTATCTAGTAACCTGACGAGCAGAACATTTTTCTCTCAGAGGCCTCTGTCctgtaggctacagtatgtgTGCGTTCTGTGATACCTTGATGATGAGGAAGACAGCAGAGGAAGAGTCGAAGGCTCCATTATAGAGGGTGATGATGGTGGAACGATGGGAGCCAAATAGGTTCCCAACCTATGGTAGCAAACAACAGTTCAACAACTGTGGACATTCATCCAAGAAGAATACATCCACCCATATAGTACACAGTATAAATACAGTGTCCATATAGTACACAGTATAAATACAGTATCCATTTAGTATACAGAGAAATACAGTATCCATTTAGTATACAGAGAAATACAGTATCCATTTAGTATACAGAGAAATACAGTATCCATATAGTACACAGTATAAATACAGTATTTACTGAATAAATATCAGTTTTATGTGTCAGACAAAATAGTGTGACATACACCTGTTACACAGACAAAATAGTGTGACATACACCTGTTACACAGATGTAATGAATAGTGTTTGTCCTGTCTGGAGCTGAAACTGAGGAGTCATGGCAAGCTGCTGTACCTGTATGTTTGTGATGAGGAACATTATACCTCCCACTGCGATGAAGGACAGGGCTGGGAACAGCAGCATGGACagagctatgagagagagacacagacagcatAGGCCAAGTTCAGCCTGGATCAATATTTACTCATCCAACATCCAACACTAGGAATGTGCTCTTCCTAATGCTTTTGCAGGTCCCCGTCCCGAGTCCACCTGGTcgtactgctgctccagtttctgcTGGTCTGCCTGACGTGCTACCTTATCCAGGACCTGCTGtttcaaccctctctctccttctcccggtgtctctctctcttgacctctctctctccttctcccggtgtctctctctctcgacctctctctctccttctcccggtatctctcgatctctctctcactccttctcccagtgtccctctctctctccttctcccggtgtccctctctctcgacctctctctctccttctcccggtgtctctcgatctctctctcactccttctcccagtgtccctctctctcgacctctctctctccttctcccggtgtccctctctctcgacctctctctctccttctcccggtgtccctctctctctccttctcccggtgtctctctctcgacctctctctctccttctcccagtgtctctctctctcgaccctctctctccttctcccggtgtccctctctctcgacctctctctctccttctcccggtgtccctctctctctccttctcccggtgtctctctctctcgacctctctctctccttctcccggtgtctgtctctctcgacctctctctctccttctcccggtgtctctctctctcgacctctctctcaccttctcccggtgtctctctctctcgacctctctctccttctcccggtgtctctctctctcgacctctctctctccttctcccggtgtctctctctctcgatctctgaatgctcggcaatgaaaagccaactgacacttactcctgaggtgctgacctgctgcaccctctacaaccactgtgattattatttgaccctgctggtcatctatgaacgttcgaacatcttgaagaacgatctggccttaatggccatgtactcttataatttCCACCGGGAACagccagagcctggttcctctctaggttttgggctttctatggagtttttcctagccactgtgcttctacatctgcagtgcttgctgtttagggttttagactgggtttcctTACAAGCCCTTTGTGTCATCTGCTGATGTAAATAGagctttagaaatacatttgattgattgtctTTGTTCATTTATCAAATACACGAACACCAAGAGCTGTTCTGATTGAATAACAACCGTTCTACTGTGCAGTCTATGTTCACCTGAACTGGAGAAGGCAACCATCAGTGTACCAGTGGTGTAGAGACATCTGAGGGGAATACAGAGCAGAGGTGGATATAGAGGTGTCACACAGTGGGTTATGGTCTGTTAAACTTTAGTCGTGACACatttctcagtgggtcagaagacaACCTCAATAACCGTGTAGAACTAAGATTAAAATATGCACACACATTCTACAACAACAATGACTGAGTAAACCAGGACTGGACCCTCACCTTCCCACCCCCTTTAGACTCAGTGACTCTCTCTGGTCTAGGCGACGGTCTAGGTATAAACTGCCTACACACATTCTACAACAACAATGACTGAGTAAACCAGGAATGGACCCTCACCTTCCCACCCCCTTTAGACTCAGtgactctctctggtctcgccGACGGTCTAGGTATAAACTTACTGAAGACTTGTAATTTATTGACTATGTGTAAATAAAACTCTGAGGATGTCCTGGAAATACTGGTCAGAGGTCAGGACCTCGTTATACTCTTTAAATGTTGACATTGTAAGAATTATTTGCAATGGATATGCCATACATCACATTGTATATGGGTATATTGCCATCCTTACCTGACCAGGGCAGGAAAAACTATGGGCCCTAGCAATGAAGCCTGGATTTCTGTAGTTGAAAAAAAGACTCACATTCCCAGAAGCCTCGTTGCCATGGTGCCGAAGCGGTCGAAGATGAATCCGTTGGGAAGCGTGAGGAAGTTGTTCATAAAGGAGGTGACGGTGAAGACCAGAGAGAATTGTGCATCCTGTCCACTACAgtctgagagagatggagggatggggagagagattagagatgatGAAGACCAGAGAGAACTGTACATCATGTCCACTACAgtctgagagagatggagggatggggagagagattagagatgatGAAGACCAGAGAGAACTGTGCATCATGTCCACTACAgtctgagagagatggagggatggggagagagattagagatgatGAAGACCAGAGAGAACTGTGCATCATGTCCACTACAgtctgagagagatggagggatggggagagagattagagatgatGAAGACCAGAGAGAACTGTGCATCATGTCCACTACAgtctgagagatggagggatggggagagagattagagatgatGAAGACCAGAGAGAACTGTGCATCATGTCCACTACAgtctgagagagatggagggatggggagagagattagagatgatGAAGACCAGAGAGAACTGTGCATCATGTCCACTACagtcagagagatggagggatggggagagagattagagatgatGAAGACCAGAGAGAACTGTGCATCATGTCCACTACAgtctgagagagatggagggatggggagagagattagagatgatGAAGACCAGGGAGAACTGTGCATCATGTccactacagtcagagagagatggagggatggggagagagattagagatgatGAAGACCAGAGAGAACTGTGCATCATGTCCACTACAgtctgagagatggagggatggggagagagattagagatgatGAAGACCAGAGAGAACTGTGCATCATGTCCACTACagtcagagagatggagggatggggagagagattagagatgatGAAGACCAGAGAGAACTGTGCATCATGTCCACTACAgtctgagagagatggagggatggggagagagattagagatgatGAAGACCAGGGAGAACTGTGCATCATGTccactacagtcagagagagatggagggatggggagagagattagagatgatGAAGACCAGAGAGAACTGTGCATCATGTCCACTACAgtctgagagatggagggatggggagagagattagagatgatgaagaccagagagagatggagggatggggagagagattagagatgatGAAGACCAGAGAGAACTGTGCATCATGTCCACTACagtcagagagatggagggatggggagagagattagagatgatGAAGACCAGGGAGAACTGTGCATCATGTccactacagtcagagagagagatggagggatggggagagagattagagatgatgaagaccagagagatggagggagaactgTGCATCATGTCCACTACagtcagagagatggagggatggggagag includes the following:
- the LOC135537903 gene encoding equilibrative nucleobase transporter 1-like isoform X1 — protein: MLGCGGGGVGLRYRLTLATGLVECLCFAGVVFGWASLVFVLKTDGYFTDLCVNLTTGPNSTVETDCSGQDAQFSLVFTVTSFMNNFLTLPNGFIFDRFGTMATRLLGICLYTTGTLMVAFSSSALSMLLFPALSFIAVGGIMFLITNIQVGNLFGSHRSTIITLYNGAFDSSSAVFLIIKVMYEGGVSLRSSFLILSVCSVIHLLRTFFLMPNTHIPYPLPEGFTYGVSPGKSNSYNVEEIEKTRETGMTSEGEGPAETDDMPLQPDDGQQSEDSGKVASFRSCVQSWFFLWHLVWLSVMQLRHYLFIGTLNPMLNRLADNDSALVSQYTNAFAFTQLCGVLCAPWNGLIMDRHKGKPLAPGETDKEADLSSSSLSLFLTSLQCLLFSICASSPLLPLQYLTFILQVLNRSFLYGGNAAFISIAFPGVHFGKLYGLVMSLSAVVSLLQYPCFALVKGALGGDPFYVNIALTLLTLLAFIHPINIFYHCRKLTNQREDMAGGAAITLAEAKM
- the LOC135537903 gene encoding equilibrative nucleobase transporter 1-like isoform X2, which encodes MLGCGGGGVGLRYRLTLATGLVECLCFAGVVFGWASLVFVLKTDGYFTDLCVNLTTGPNSTVETDCSGQDAQFSLVFTVTSFMNNFLTLPNGFIFDRFGTMATRLLGICLYTTGTLMVAFSSSALSMLLFPALSFIAVGGIMFLITNIQVGNLFGSHRSTIITLYNGAFDSSSAVFLIIKVMYEGGVSLRSSFLILSVCSVIHLLRTFFLMPNTHIPYPLPEGFTYGVSPGKSNSYNVEEIEKTRETGMTSEGEGPAETDDMPLQPDDGQQSEDSGKVASFRSCVQSWFFLWHLVWLSVMQLRHYLFIGTLNPMLNRLADNDSALVSQYTNAFAFTQLCGVLCAPWNGLIMDRHKGKPLAPGETDKEADLSSSSLSLFLTSLQCLLFSICASSPLLPLQYLTFILQVLNRSFLYGGNAAFISIAFPGVHFGKLYGLVMSFSFQPSLTSFPGVHFGKL